The genomic stretch TCTGACTGGCTGCAAAAACAAGGTCTGGCCGAGTCGGTACGCGCCAGTTCTGATCCCATGTCCGAGCGCGACAGCGGCGTCTTCAATATCAGCGTTGATTTGACCGACAAAGGACTGGCACAGCAGGATAACGTGATCGCCGGGGTGTTCAGCTATCTGGAAAAACTGCGTAAGGAAGGGATTCAGCCGCGTTACTTCGATGAGATATCACGGGTGCTGGGTATTGATTTCCGCTACCCCTCTCTTACCCGCGATATGAGCTATGTGGAGTGGCTGGCGGATACCATGCTGCGGCTACCGGTGGAATATACCCTTGAAGGACCTTATCTGGCGGATCGGTTCGATCCTGAGGCGATCAAGGCGCGGCTGTCGGCCATGACGCCGCAAAACGCGCGTATCTGGGTAATAAGCCCGGAGCAGCCCCACAATAAAGAGGCGTATTTTGTTGGCGCGCCTTATCAGGTAGACAAGATTGGCGACGAGCGGATGGCGCTGTGGCAGAAGACGGCACAGTCGCTGGCGCTCAGTCTGCCGACGCCCAACCCTTACATCCCGGATAGTTTTTCGCTGATTGCCGCGGATGCCGCCATCACGCATCCGAAGAAAGTGGTCGACCAGCCGGGGCTGCGCGTGTTTTACATGCCGAGCCGCCATTTCGCCAGCGAACCCAAAGCCGATATCACGCTGATGCTGCGTAACCGGATGGCGAGCGATTCCGCCCGTCATCAGGTGCTGTTCGCCCTGAATGATTATCTGGCCGGCGTGGCGCTGGATGCGCTCAGCTACCAGGCATCGGTGGGCGGCATCAGTTTCTCCACCGGCAGCAATGACGGGCTGATGATGACGGCCAGCGGCTACACCCAACATCTGCCGGAGCTATTGCTGACGCTGGTGGAACAATACGCCAGCTTCAGCTCGACGGAAGAACAGCTGGAACAGGCAAAATCCTGGTACGCCGAGCAGTTGGATGCAGCCGAGAAGGCCAAAGCGTACGAGCAGGCGATGTTCCCGATTAAGGGGTTGTCGAGCGTGCCTTATAGCGAACGAAGCGAGCGGCGCAACTTGATGAAGGATATTACGCTGCAGGAGCTGATGGAATACCGCAAGGCCTTACTGCATCAGGCTGCGCCGGAAATGCTGGTGGTCGGCAATCTGGAACAGGACAAGGTGGTTAGCTTGTCGCACAGCCTGCGTGAACGTCTTGGCTGCGGCGGCACCGAATGGTGGCGCGGACAATCCGTCAGCATCAGCCAGCCACAGCGAGCCACGCTGCAACGCAGCGCGACCAGCACCGATTCGGCGCTGGCGGCGGTATATATTCCGACAGGGTATGACGAAGTACAGAGCGCGGCTTACAGTAAGCTGCTGGGTCAGATCATTCATCCCTGGTTCTTTAATCAGTTGCGTACTGACGAACAGCTGGGCTATGCCGTGTTCGCCACCCCGATCTCTGTCGATCGCCAGTGGGGGATTGGTTTCCTGCTGCAAAGCAACAGCCAGCAGCCTGCCTACCTCTATCAACGTTATCAGGACTTTTTTGGCAAGGCGGAGCAGCGCCTGAGCGCCATGAACGCAGAGACGTTTGCCCAGAATAAGCAGGGGTTGATCAATGCGCTCAGTCAGCCGCCTCAGACGCTGGATGAAGAGGCGGCCCGCCTGCGCGGCGATCTGGAACGGGAGAATTTTGCCTTCGATACCCGCCAGCAGTTGATTGGACAACTGGCGTCTATTTCGTCGGCGCAGTTAACCGACTTTTTCCGGCAGGCGCTGCATCCACAGGGGCTGGCGATTCTATCCCAGATTTCCGGCAGTGCGAGTGGGCAGGCTGACTATGCCCGGCCGTCGGAATGGCAATCCTATGCATCGACTTCCGCACTGCAACGAACGCTGACGTTGAAACCGGTGGAACAAAAACAGACGGAAACCCAGTAAGGCGCCGGACAGTAGGTGCTGCTGAAAGTATGAATGCCTGCGCCAGGAGAAATGGCTGGCACAAGGAAAAGCAGGGAAACCGAGCGGGTAACGCGTGGCGATGAACCACGCGTTATTTGCCTTACAGGTCGATGACCAGAATCTTGGAGCGACGCTGGTAGTTGTAAAGCTCCTGCTTGCGTTTCGGTAATACGGCGACTTCCGCCGGCTGGAAACCGCGTTCCTGGAACCAGTGGATGCTGTGGGTGGTCAGCACAAACAGGCGTTTGAGCCCCTGCTGGCGAGCCTGTACGGCGATATGGTGCAGTAACTGATCGCCACGCGACGAGTTGCGGTATTCCGGGTGCACCGCCACGCAGGCCATTTCACCGATGCTCTCCTCCGGAAACGGATAGAGCGCGGCGCAGGCGATAGTCAGATTATCGCGGACCACCACGGTGAATTTGTCGATCTCCATTTCCAGTTGTTCGCGCGAACGGCGCACCAGAATGCCTTGCTGCTCCAGCGGGCGAATCAGCTCCAGAATACCGCCGATGTCATTGATGGTCGCCCGGCGGATTTGCTCGGCGCTTTCCATCACGATCTGGGTGCCGATGCCGTCACGGGAGAACAGTTCCTGCAACAGCGCACCATCTTCCTGATAGCTGATCAGGTGGCTGCGGCGTACTCCGCTGCGGCAGGCTTTCACCGCACCGCGCAGGAAACGCACAATCTCGGAGTTATAGTCACCGGCTTCCTCCAGTGACTGAATACGCTGCTGGGCTTCGTCTGGCAACAGTTCGGACACAATGCTGCCTTCGATATTGGTCACGCCCTGGGAGGCGCAGAAACCGATCATCTTTTCGGCCCTGAGTTTGATAGCCAGCTGGGTGGCGACTTCTTCCGACGTCAGATTGAAACTTTCGCCGGTGACGGAAACCGCCACCGGGCCCAACAGCACGATGGCGCCGCTGTCCAACTGACGATGCAGCGCTTCTTCGTCAATGCGGCGAATGCGCCCGCTGTGGCAGTAGTCGACGCCATCATCCACGCCCAACGGCTGGGCGATGATAAAGTTGCCGCTGACCACGTTAATGTGCGCGCCCTGTAGCGGCGTGTTCAACAGGCTCATCGACAGCCGGGCGGTGATGTCCAGTTGCAGCATGCCTGCTGCCTGTTTCACCAGTTCCAGCGTGGTGCTGTCCGTTACGCGGGTATGTTTGTGGTAGCGAGGCTCGTAGTGATGGGCCATCAGGTTCGCATCGATCTGGGGGCGTGCGCCGTAAACCACCACCAGCTTGATGCCCAGACTGTGCAACAGCCCGATATCATTGACGATTTTGGCAAAATTTTCATGTTCGATAGCTTCGCCGCCGAGCATGATGACAAATGTTTTACCACGATGTGCGTTGATGTAAGGAACTGAGTGGCGGAAGCCTTGAACCAGTTCTGTACTACGTTCCTTCACTGCGAGCCCTCTTTGAATTTTTATTCGATATTTTCGTATTTTTATTCTTCGTAAACTAAAAGGCAAGCGATAACTTTTCGGTCTGGCCCGATAGTTCAGCGAAGTCTGCTTATCACAGTAAAAAACATAAAAATGATTTTTGCATGACAGTCTGATGCGTATTGGTTAAAGTTTTTGACGTTTTTATCAATCTGCCTGATTTCTTTAGCCATTACCGGAGTTGCATGTCTGATCCGAAGCACCATCTGACCCGTCGTCATTTATTACAGGGCGCCGCCGCCACCTGGTTACTGAGTATCAGCGGCATCGGGCTGGCCGCCGCCTCGCAGGTGATTGCCGTGCGGGTGTGGCCTTCTTCCGCCTATAGCCGTGTGACGCTGGAGTCCAGCCAGCCGCTTAAGTATCGCCAGTTTATGCTGGAAAATCCCGATCGTCTGGTGGTGGATATTGAAAATGCCTCGTTGAATAGCGTGCTGAAAAATGCCGGTCGGCAATTCGAACGGCCGGATCCTTTCATCAAAACGGCGCGCGCCGGGCAGTTCGACAAGAATACCGTGCGTCTGGTGCTGGAATTAAGGCAGAAGGTCAATCCTAAACTGTTTACGTTGGCGCCGGTCGCCGGCTTCCGGAACCGTCTGGTGATGGATTTGTATCCCGCCGCCGGTCGTTACGACGACGCTGATGACCCGTTGCTGGCGTTGCTGGAAGATTACAATAAAGGCGATCTGGAACGGACGCTGCCGCCGGAAAAGCCCAAAGACGGCAAGGCGGGGCGCGAAAGGCCGCTGGTTATCATGCTTGATCCGGGGCACGGCGGAGAAGACCCTGGCGCCATCGGCAAAAACCGGACCCGCGAAAAAGACGTGGTGCTGCAAATTGCCCGACGCCTGAAAGCGCTGATCGAGCGTGAGCACAACATGAAGGTCTACATGACCCGCAATGAGGATGTGTTCATTCCGCTCAAAGTGCGGGTGGCTAAAGCGCGCAAACAGCGCGCCGACCTGTTTGTCTCCATCCATGCCGATGCTTTCACCAGCCGGGCCGCCCGCGGTTCCTCAGTGTTTGCGTTGTCAAAAAAAGGCGCGACCAGTTCAGCGGCGCGTTATCTGGCGCAAACCCAGAACGAATCGGATTTGATTGGCGGCGTCAGCCTGAGCGGCGACCGCTATCTGGACAGCACCATGTTTGACATGGTGCAAACCGTGACCATCAACGACAGCCTGAAATTCGGCAAAGAAATTCTGCATCGGCTGGGAAAGGTCAATCACCTGCACAAAAACAGCGTCGATCAGGCCGGGTTTGCGGTGCTGAAGGCGCCGGATATTCCGTCGGTACTGGTGGAAACGGCGTTTATCAGCAATCTGGAAGAGGAGCGCAAGCTGCGCACCAGTCGTTTTCAGCAGCAGGTGGCGCAATCGATTCTGGAAGGGATCAAAGCCTATTTTGCGGCTCAGGTGCGATAAGCGCCGAAAGGCGTACTGTGCCGGAAAGAAATGCCTGAATTGCAGGCATAAAAAAACACCCGTTCGGGTGTCTATTTATTGGTTGCGGGGGCCGGATTTGAACCGACGACCTTCGGGTTATGAGCCCGACGAGCTACCAGGCTGCTCCACCCCGCGTCCGTCTTCTTTCTTCTGATATGATGCTGGTACATTAATTGGTTGCGGGGGCCGGATTTGAACCGACGACCTTCGGGTTATGAGCCCGACGAGCTACCAGGCTGCTCCACCCCGCGTCCGTG from Dickeya fangzhongdai encodes the following:
- the argA gene encoding amino-acid N-acetyltransferase — encoded protein: MKERSTELVQGFRHSVPYINAHRGKTFVIMLGGEAIEHENFAKIVNDIGLLHSLGIKLVVVYGARPQIDANLMAHHYEPRYHKHTRVTDSTTLELVKQAAGMLQLDITARLSMSLLNTPLQGAHINVVSGNFIIAQPLGVDDGVDYCHSGRIRRIDEEALHRQLDSGAIVLLGPVAVSVTGESFNLTSEEVATQLAIKLRAEKMIGFCASQGVTNIEGSIVSELLPDEAQQRIQSLEEAGDYNSEIVRFLRGAVKACRSGVRRSHLISYQEDGALLQELFSRDGIGTQIVMESAEQIRRATINDIGGILELIRPLEQQGILVRRSREQLEMEIDKFTVVVRDNLTIACAALYPFPEESIGEMACVAVHPEYRNSSRGDQLLHHIAVQARQQGLKRLFVLTTHSIHWFQERGFQPAEVAVLPKRKQELYNYQRRSKILVIDL
- the ptrA gene encoding pitrilysin — translated: MRKSCIWLSALLLCFWFPISQAADGWQPLPETIRKSENDVRQYQAIRLDNGMTVLLVSDTQATRSLAALAIPVGSLDNPPQQPGLAHYLEHMLLMGSTRYPQADGLAEFLKMHGGSHNASTASYRTAFYLEVENDALQPAVDRLADAIAEPLLDPVNADRERHAVNAELTMARARDGLRMEQVEAETINPAHPGSRFAGGNLETLSDKPGSKLHDELVNFYQRYYSANLMKGVIYGKLPLPDLAAIAASTFGRIANRQASVPPIAAPVVTDEQRGLFIHYVPAQPRKQLKIEFRIDNNSPAFRSKTDTYISYLIGNRSQNTLSDWLQKQGLAESVRASSDPMSERDSGVFNISVDLTDKGLAQQDNVIAGVFSYLEKLRKEGIQPRYFDEISRVLGIDFRYPSLTRDMSYVEWLADTMLRLPVEYTLEGPYLADRFDPEAIKARLSAMTPQNARIWVISPEQPHNKEAYFVGAPYQVDKIGDERMALWQKTAQSLALSLPTPNPYIPDSFSLIAADAAITHPKKVVDQPGLRVFYMPSRHFASEPKADITLMLRNRMASDSARHQVLFALNDYLAGVALDALSYQASVGGISFSTGSNDGLMMTASGYTQHLPELLLTLVEQYASFSSTEEQLEQAKSWYAEQLDAAEKAKAYEQAMFPIKGLSSVPYSERSERRNLMKDITLQELMEYRKALLHQAAPEMLVVGNLEQDKVVSLSHSLRERLGCGGTEWWRGQSVSISQPQRATLQRSATSTDSALAAVYIPTGYDEVQSAAYSKLLGQIIHPWFFNQLRTDEQLGYAVFATPISVDRQWGIGFLLQSNSQQPAYLYQRYQDFFGKAEQRLSAMNAETFAQNKQGLINALSQPPQTLDEEAARLRGDLERENFAFDTRQQLIGQLASISSAQLTDFFRQALHPQGLAILSQISGSASGQADYARPSEWQSYASTSALQRTLTLKPVEQKQTETQ
- the amiC gene encoding N-acetylmuramoyl-L-alanine amidase AmiC; this encodes MSDPKHHLTRRHLLQGAAATWLLSISGIGLAAASQVIAVRVWPSSAYSRVTLESSQPLKYRQFMLENPDRLVVDIENASLNSVLKNAGRQFERPDPFIKTARAGQFDKNTVRLVLELRQKVNPKLFTLAPVAGFRNRLVMDLYPAAGRYDDADDPLLALLEDYNKGDLERTLPPEKPKDGKAGRERPLVIMLDPGHGGEDPGAIGKNRTREKDVVLQIARRLKALIEREHNMKVYMTRNEDVFIPLKVRVAKARKQRADLFVSIHADAFTSRAARGSSVFALSKKGATSSAARYLAQTQNESDLIGGVSLSGDRYLDSTMFDMVQTVTINDSLKFGKEILHRLGKVNHLHKNSVDQAGFAVLKAPDIPSVLVETAFISNLEEERKLRTSRFQQQVAQSILEGIKAYFAAQVR